In the Pirellulales bacterium genome, one interval contains:
- the kdsB gene encoding 3-deoxy-manno-octulosonate cytidylyltransferase: MSQPSFRPRLRSTSYIVIPARLASTRLPRKLLLRETGKTLLQHTFEAASRASLPLGICVAADHEEIASEVRGFEGEVRLTDPELASGTDRVAAVAQQLDVDIVVNVQGDEPELAGESIDLVIELLEAHPGAVMSTLATPIRSRAQFEDPACVKVVFDDHGRALYFSRAPIPHPRTWSDALLTADPPHFYQHVGLYAYRRDFLLQLSQLPPAPLEQLEKLEQLRVLAAGHSILVGVVDEPTVGIDTPADYRAFVERWRAR; the protein is encoded by the coding sequence ATGTCGCAACCGTCGTTTCGCCCGCGCCTGCGTTCGACCAGCTATATCGTCATCCCGGCGCGGCTCGCGTCGACGCGGCTGCCGCGCAAGCTGCTGCTGCGCGAGACCGGCAAGACCCTCTTGCAGCACACCTTCGAGGCGGCGAGCCGAGCCTCGCTGCCGTTGGGTATCTGTGTCGCCGCCGACCACGAAGAAATCGCCAGCGAAGTGCGCGGGTTTGAGGGCGAGGTGCGGCTGACCGATCCCGAGCTGGCCAGTGGCACCGATCGTGTCGCTGCCGTCGCGCAGCAGCTCGACGTCGACATCGTCGTCAACGTACAGGGCGACGAACCCGAGCTGGCCGGCGAATCGATCGACCTGGTGATCGAACTGCTCGAAGCGCATCCGGGCGCCGTGATGTCCACGCTCGCGACGCCGATTCGCAGCCGCGCGCAATTCGAAGACCCGGCCTGCGTCAAAGTAGTGTTCGACGACCACGGCCGTGCGCTCTACTTCAGCCGCGCGCCGATTCCGCATCCGCGCACGTGGAGCGATGCGTTGTTGACGGCCGATCCGCCGCACTTCTACCAGCACGTCGGTCTGTACGCTTATCGCCGCGACTTCCTCTTGCAATTGTCGCAATTGCCGCCGGCGCCGCTGGAGCAACTCGAAAAGCTCGAACAGCTTCGCGTGTTGGCGGCCGGTCATTCGATCCTGGTCGGCGTCGTCGACGAACCGACCGTCGGCATCGATACCCCGGCAGATTACCGGGCGTTTGTCGAACGCTGGCGCGCTCGCTAA